A window from Thunnus albacares chromosome 19, fThuAlb1.1, whole genome shotgun sequence encodes these proteins:
- the serinc2 gene encoding serine incorporator 2 isoform X2 — MGACLAVSSLASCASCLCGSAPCLLSSCCPSTYNSTMSRLAFSFLLLLGTMVSVIMILPGMEEHLKKIPGFCMGGTTIPGVENKVNCDVIVGYKSVYRMCFAMTCFFFLFSIIMIRVRSSKDPRAALQNGFWFIKFLMLVGITVGAFFIPDGIFNTVWYYFGAVGSFIFIIIQLILLVDFAHSWNQSWLEKAENGNQKCWFAALLSVTILYYVAAFVAVVLFYVYYTKPDDCTEHKVFISLNFIFCVIVSIVSILPKVQEAQPSSGLLQASVISLYTMYITWSAMSNNPNRQCNPSLLSLVQPSSPTPPPGPVLATPAPSVQWWDAQGIVGLTIFLFCTLYASIRSSNNAQVNKLMQTEEGQGLTADYEAATGEDGVRRAVDNEEDGVTYSYSFFHFSLCLASLYIMMTLTNWYKPNTDYQAMQTTMPAVWVKIGSSWLGLAIFLWTLVAPLVLPDRDFS; from the exons ATGGGTGCTTGTTTGGCCGTGAGTTCGCTGGCCAGCTGT GCATCCTGTTTGTGCGGCTCGGCCCCCTGCCTCCTGTCATCATGCTGCCCTTCAACGTACAACTCCACCATGAGCCGGCTGGCCTTctccttcctgctgctgctcggGACTATGGTGTCCGTCATTATGATCCTCCCGGGCATGGAGGAACATCTTAAAAAG ATTCCAGGTTTCTGTATGGGCGGCACAACCATACCTGGCGTGGAGAACAAGGTGAACTGTGACGTCATCGTGGGCTACAAGTCTGTGTACCGCATGTGTTTCGCCATGacctgcttcttcttcctcttctccatcatcaTGATTCGAGTGCGCAGCAGCAAGGACCCCCGAGCCGCCCTTCAAAATGG tTTCTGGTTCATCAAGTTTCTGATGTTGGTCGGCATAACTGTGGGAGCTTTCTTCATTCCAGATGGCATCTTTAATACAG TGTGGTATTACTTCGGCGCGGTGGGttccttcatcttcatcatcatccagcTCATCCTGCTGGTAGACTTTGCCCATTCCTGGAACCAGTCCTGGCTGGAGAAGGCAGAGAATGGAAATCAAAAATGCTGGTTTGCAG CTCTGCTGTCCGTCACCATCCTTTACTATGTCGCTGCATTTGTCGCCGTTGTGCTCTTCTACGTGTATTACACCAAACCTGATGACTGCACAGAGCACAAGGTCTTCATCAGCCTCAACTTCATATTCTGCGTGATTGTGTCCATCGTGTCCATTTTGCCTAAAGTTCAG GAAGCTCAGCCCAGCTCAGGCCTGCTCCAGGCCTCCGTCATCTCCCTCTACACCATGTACATCACCTGGTCAGCCATGAGCAACAACCCCA ACCGGCAGTGTAACCCCAGTCTGTTGAGTCTGGTCCAGCCCAGCAGTCCAACTCCTCCACCAGGACCTGTTCTTGCTACACCAGCTCCAAGCGTCCAGTGGTGGGACGCACAGGGCATCGTGGGATTGACCATTTTCTTGTTCTGTACTCTTTATGCCAG TATCCGTTCCTCCAACAACGCCCAGGTGAACAAGCTGATGCAGACGGAGGAGGGCCAGGGTCTGACCGCTGACTACGAGGCCGCGACGGGAGAAGACGGAGTCCGCCGGGCCGTGGACAACGAAGAAGACGGAGTCACCTACAGCTACTCCTTCTTCCACTTCAGCCTCTGTCTGGCCTCTCTCTACATCATGATGACCCTCACTAACTGGTACAA GCCCAACACTGACTACCAGGCCATGCAGACCACCATGCCTGCCGTCTGGGTGAAGATCGGCTCCAGCTGGCTCGGCTTGGCCATCTTCCTCTGGACCCTGGTGGCCCCGCTGGTGCTCCCTGACAGAGACTTCAGCTAA
- the serinc2 gene encoding serine incorporator 2 isoform X1: MDALGITINPLSPQRNHPISPTVPFPSNQYGKAGSRRDDIDEPQSFPIEPGRTGQRHAGGSLLSYAATPLPLIRLDCWENGHAEVQASCLCGSAPCLLSSCCPSTYNSTMSRLAFSFLLLLGTMVSVIMILPGMEEHLKKIPGFCMGGTTIPGVENKVNCDVIVGYKSVYRMCFAMTCFFFLFSIIMIRVRSSKDPRAALQNGFWFIKFLMLVGITVGAFFIPDGIFNTVWYYFGAVGSFIFIIIQLILLVDFAHSWNQSWLEKAENGNQKCWFAALLSVTILYYVAAFVAVVLFYVYYTKPDDCTEHKVFISLNFIFCVIVSIVSILPKVQEAQPSSGLLQASVISLYTMYITWSAMSNNPNRQCNPSLLSLVQPSSPTPPPGPVLATPAPSVQWWDAQGIVGLTIFLFCTLYASIRSSNNAQVNKLMQTEEGQGLTADYEAATGEDGVRRAVDNEEDGVTYSYSFFHFSLCLASLYIMMTLTNWYKPNTDYQAMQTTMPAVWVKIGSSWLGLAIFLWTLVAPLVLPDRDFS, from the exons ATGGATGCCTTGGGAATTACAATAAACCCTTTGTCTCCACAAAGGAACCATCCCATCTCACCTACTGTTCCCTTCCCATCTAATCAGTATGGAAAGGCTGGCAGCAGGAGAGATGACATTGACGAACCACAGTCCTTTCCCATAGAGCCAGGCAGAACCGGGCAGAGGCATGCTGGGGGAAGTCTATTGAGTTATGCTGCCACCCCCCTGCCTCTCATCAGGCTGGACTGCTGGGAAAATGGGCACGCAGAGGTTCAG GCATCCTGTTTGTGCGGCTCGGCCCCCTGCCTCCTGTCATCATGCTGCCCTTCAACGTACAACTCCACCATGAGCCGGCTGGCCTTctccttcctgctgctgctcggGACTATGGTGTCCGTCATTATGATCCTCCCGGGCATGGAGGAACATCTTAAAAAG ATTCCAGGTTTCTGTATGGGCGGCACAACCATACCTGGCGTGGAGAACAAGGTGAACTGTGACGTCATCGTGGGCTACAAGTCTGTGTACCGCATGTGTTTCGCCATGacctgcttcttcttcctcttctccatcatcaTGATTCGAGTGCGCAGCAGCAAGGACCCCCGAGCCGCCCTTCAAAATGG tTTCTGGTTCATCAAGTTTCTGATGTTGGTCGGCATAACTGTGGGAGCTTTCTTCATTCCAGATGGCATCTTTAATACAG TGTGGTATTACTTCGGCGCGGTGGGttccttcatcttcatcatcatccagcTCATCCTGCTGGTAGACTTTGCCCATTCCTGGAACCAGTCCTGGCTGGAGAAGGCAGAGAATGGAAATCAAAAATGCTGGTTTGCAG CTCTGCTGTCCGTCACCATCCTTTACTATGTCGCTGCATTTGTCGCCGTTGTGCTCTTCTACGTGTATTACACCAAACCTGATGACTGCACAGAGCACAAGGTCTTCATCAGCCTCAACTTCATATTCTGCGTGATTGTGTCCATCGTGTCCATTTTGCCTAAAGTTCAG GAAGCTCAGCCCAGCTCAGGCCTGCTCCAGGCCTCCGTCATCTCCCTCTACACCATGTACATCACCTGGTCAGCCATGAGCAACAACCCCA ACCGGCAGTGTAACCCCAGTCTGTTGAGTCTGGTCCAGCCCAGCAGTCCAACTCCTCCACCAGGACCTGTTCTTGCTACACCAGCTCCAAGCGTCCAGTGGTGGGACGCACAGGGCATCGTGGGATTGACCATTTTCTTGTTCTGTACTCTTTATGCCAG TATCCGTTCCTCCAACAACGCCCAGGTGAACAAGCTGATGCAGACGGAGGAGGGCCAGGGTCTGACCGCTGACTACGAGGCCGCGACGGGAGAAGACGGAGTCCGCCGGGCCGTGGACAACGAAGAAGACGGAGTCACCTACAGCTACTCCTTCTTCCACTTCAGCCTCTGTCTGGCCTCTCTCTACATCATGATGACCCTCACTAACTGGTACAA GCCCAACACTGACTACCAGGCCATGCAGACCACCATGCCTGCCGTCTGGGTGAAGATCGGCTCCAGCTGGCTCGGCTTGGCCATCTTCCTCTGGACCCTGGTGGCCCCGCTGGTGCTCCCTGACAGAGACTTCAGCTAA